The Nitrospirota bacterium nucleotide sequence GGCACGGACTTCGGTAAAATAACCAATGAGCAGGTGGCAATGGTAGCATCATTAATTAACACAAGGCCCAGAAAATGTCTGGGCTACAAGACGCCCCTTGAAGTCGCATCTGTTGCACTTCGAGATTGAATGTAGGAAATAAAAAAATCAGCAACCAAAATTTTTCTTTCAAAATTTCTTGACAAAACCATCCGCTTTATAGTATTTTCTTAGTTCAAAAGCAGGCTGTATGCCTGCTTAGCTTAAATTGAAGGGGGGTAGAGAATTGTATGCTTTAGGAACCCATCTTTTAATTGAGTTGAAAGAGTGTAATGCCGAGATCTTAAAAAATTTAGACGAAGTAAGAGACGCATTAGTCTCAGCCGCAAAAGAAGCCACTGCAACAATCATAGATGTATCCTTCCACGAATTCAGCCCATTTGGGGTCAGCGGCATGGTCGTCATCGCAGAATCGCATATCAGCATCCACACATGGCCCGAGTATTCATATGCAGCAGCAGACATATTCACATGCGGCGATACGATAAAACCCGAGATAGCAGCTGATTACCTTATCAAAAGATTTCAGTGCAAAAGCCCATCAGTGGTAGAGATGAAAAGAGGGCTACTCAGCATGGAGAACCGTAAACTACCGCATAAGTTTACCGATGAGGAACCCCAGATGGTCACTTGAGCGGTTCTTTGCCTTTTTCTGCTCTATCGGTAAGTGCGGCAATGCCGGGAAGTTCCTTTCCTTCAAGAAGCTGAAGGGATGCTCCACCTCCTGTCGATATAAAGGATATGGCATCTGAAACACCTGCCTTTGTTACAGCAAGGTCTGTGTCACCTCCTCCAACGATTGTCATAGCATATGCATCTGCCACCGAACGGGCTATGGCAAATGTGCCCCTCGAAAAGGCATCTATCTCAAAGACACCCATGGGTCCATTCCATATGATTGTTTTTGCATCCTGAATAGCCTCTGTGAACAACTTTGCCGAGGCAGGCCCTATATCCAGTGCTCGCCAGCCACGGGGTATCTCTTGAGTTGTAACTATCTTTGTCTCTGCCCCAGGCTCGATGCTCTGGGATATAACGCAGTCCACAGGCAGGTAGAATTTCACCCTGTTTTTTATAAGTGTTACCCTTATCTTTTCTGCAAGCTCAAGCATCTCGGGCTCAACCAGAGAATCGCCCACCTCGTAGCCCATAGCCTTGATAAAGGTAAATGCCATTCCTCCACCAATAATTACCTTATCCACTTTATTTAAAAGGTTCTCGAGCACACCTATCTTGCCTGAGACCTTTGCGCCTCCAAGCAGTGCCACAAATGGCTTCACAGGACTGCTTACTACTCCCTGAAGGTATTCCACTTCCTTTTTAAGGAGAAACCCCGCAACTGCCGGAATAAACTTAGGTATTCCCACTGTAGAGGCATGTTTTCTGTGGGCTGTGCCAAATGCATCGTTAACATAGTAATCTGCAAATACCGAAAGTGCTTTTGCAAAGTTCTCGTCGTTTTTCTCCTCCTCTTCGTGAAACCTTAGGTTCTCGAGCAAAACGACATCTCCAGCCCGCATCTTCTGTATAATTGCCTCTGCCTGAGGCCCTATGCAATCCGGGGCGAACATGACCTCCTTATTAAGCAGTCTCTGAAGCCTTTTGGCAACCGGGGCAAGGCTGAATCTTGGCTCCGGTTTACCTTTGGGTCTTCCAAGATGCGAGGCAAGGATTATCTTTGCACCTTCGTCAATGGCATAGTTTATCGTAGGCAAAGAAGACCTTACTCTCCTGTCATCGGTAATCATCAGCTTGTCATCCAGAGGGACATTGAAGTCAACCCTTATGAAGACCCTCTTGCCCTTTATCTCGATATCCTCTATCGTGAGTTTATTAAGAGTCTCCTTTGCCTGATAAAACTCTCTGTTTTTTATAGCCATGGCTTACCCTTTCTTTGTAAGATATACTATAAGGTCCCTGACCCTCGAACTATAGCCCCACTCATTGTCATACCAGGCAATAACCTTTGCCATCCTGCCACCGATAACCTTTGTAACAGTGCCATCCACTATTGCCGAGTGGGGGTCTCCGTTAAAGTCCGTTGAGACAACAGGGTCTTCTGTATACTTGAGTATTCCATTTAGCCTGCCCTCTCCTTCTTCCTTAAATGCCTTGTTAATCTCCTCTGAAGTGACATCCCTCATAAGCTCTGCCACGAGGTCAACGACAGAGACATTTGGGGTTGGCACCCTGATTGCCATTCCATCGAGCTTGCCCTTAAGCTCTGGCAGTACTAATCCAACTGCCTTTGCCGCACCTGTTGTGGTTGGAATCATATTCATTGCGGCTGCCCTTGCCCTTCTCAGGTCCTTATGCGGAAGGTCAAGAATTTTTTGGTCATTGGTATATGAGTGTATTGTAGTCATCAGTCCTCTCAGGATACCGAATTTACTGTGAAGCACCTTTGCAACAGGCGCAAGACAATTCGTTGTGCACGATGCATTGGAGATAATCCTGTGCCTTTCTGGCTCAAGTATATCCTCGTTAACTCCCATACAAACAGTAATATCCGGGTCTTTTGCAGGAGCAGATATTATGACCCATTTAGCACCTGCCTTCAGGTGTTTTTCAGCGCCCTGCCTGTCAGTGAACCTTCCTGTGGATTCAAGCACAATGTCCACCTGAAGGTCCTTCCATGGAAGTTTCTCAGGCTCTGTGACTGCCAGCACCTTAATCTCCTTCCCGTCAACCGAGATTCCGCTATCTACTGCCCTAACATCTGCGACAAAGATGCCATGCACAGAATCGTATTTTAGAAGATGGGCAAGGGTCTTTGAATCTGTAAGGTCATTCAAGGCAACTATCTCAAGCTCCTTATAACCCCTCGATGCCCTTAGAAAGTTTCTGCCTATTCTGCCAAAACCATTAATTGCAACCCTTATTGCCATATTAAGACCTCCTATAAAGAATTTTTCAGACTGTTTATGACAAACCCTGTAAGAAGCTTTGGGTAGAAATAAGTTGACTTTGGAGGCATACGAAGGAAAGAGACCGCAACCTCCTCAACCTCCATAACAGTTGTCGAATTAAGAAAAAAGGCAGCCGCATATCCTCCGCCTTCAACCTCAGCCTGAGCCCTTCCTGCATCCATCTCGTATGAGATGCTGGGGACATTAAGAAGTCTTTTCAGTATCATCTCATCCAATATTACAACATCCAGCTTTCTTAAAACAGGCTGGATGTCCTTGAGGTCATTACCTCTGTATCTCAGGATATACCTATTTCCCTTAATGGAAAGCCCAAATGTATGTTTCTGTCCGCTTATGGTATTGGATATATCGGCATCAGAAGGCAGTTCCTCTATGGAAAAATAACCCGAAAGTTTTTTTATTATATCCCCGCTTACATTTATCAGTCTGTGTGCAGGCAGGATGGTTAAGCCATCCTCTGCGATGTTTGCAAGGAACATGAGGACATAGTTGAATGGCTCATCCCCTTTTGCTCCATGCATGGACTTTTGATACTCAAGTGCAGTCTCATATCTGTGGTGTCCATCTGCTATAAAAACCGCCTTATCCTCGAGGTCAGCCTTTATGGCATTAATCGAGGAGGTATCCGAGATAAACCAGAGCCTGTGAACTGCACCATCCATATCCTTTGCCTCCATATAAGGCTTTTGTTCCTTTATTGCCCTGTCTAAAACAGAAGATGCCTTTTTTTCAGGGCTTCTGTAAAGTGCAAATATCGGGCTTGTGTTGGCAGAACTTTCTTTAAGCAGAGCCAATCTGTCATGTTTTGGCTTTGAGTGCGTGCATTCATGAGGATATATGCCTTTACCTAATTCCTCAAGCCTTACAAGACCATAAAAACCCGTAAGTCTCTTTTGCACAGACCTCACCGTATAAAGCATCTCATAGGCATAAAAGCATGGAGTTTCGCTCCTTTTCAATATCCCCTCCTCGAGCCATTGCCTGAGATATGTCTTTGCCCTTGTATATTTGTTATCCGTCTCAGTGTCTTTCTCGAGGTCTTTTCCTGAATCTACCCTTACGATATTATATGGACTTTTTTTATAAAGCTCTTCCCGCAAGACAGACGTAATAATATCATACGGCGGAGCAGTAACATCATCTGCCGAAACTGTCTCAGTGTTATAAAAAATCCCTTTAAATGGAATGACTTCTGCCATCTCTAAACCTTCTTGCTGGTTTTATAACCCATATCTTAGCATGGTTTAAAGAAAGGGTCAACGACTACAGAGACTTGAAATTATCGCATCTCTCAGGTATTTTTAATAGGGGGTGTAAGGCTTAAACCTAAAGGAATGCTAAAAGCCAAACTATTAATACTTTTTATATCTATTGGTATTGTTGGACCGTTTAGGATTCAGGCTTATTCCGCACAAAATGAGGAGAACTGGGAATTAATAGATGAGACCAATACAGAGTCTTACTACTACGATACAAAAAGCGTAGTCCGTCCCTCCAAAGATATTGTTCAGGCGATGGGGAAAATAATTACAGAAAGCCAAGAGAAGACAGATTTAATAGAAATCAACTGTGAATTTAAGGAATTCCGCATACTATATTCCATAACACATACTGCGGATGGAAAAACAATAGAGCAAGAGTCGCCTCTCGAATGGGAACTCATTGACGAAGAATCAGCCTCAGCGATATTGTTCGAACTTTTATGCAGATAGTGGACGGTAGGGGATTTGAACCCCTGACCTCCAGAGTGCGATTCTGGCGCTCTCCCAACTGAGCTAACCGCCCTTTACATCTTATGACAGTAAGAGCATATACGGCTGGGTTTTGCCCTGAGCATAGCAGGAAAGCCTGTTTTTCCGTGAGGGTCATGGCATGTAATGCATGTCATCTTGCCATCCTGAAGAGGCAGATTGCTTACCGGCATTGTTGGCAGTACATCCACCTCATGCTCATTGGGAGCTAATCTATCTGGATGACAACCTAAACAGAGCTCAGAAAGAGGTGCATTAAGAAGTATCTTGTCACCCATTTTATGGGATACATGACATATTGCACAGTCTTTCTTTATTTCAGGGATGTCCTGCCCCTCTGAAAAGACAAA carries:
- the speD gene encoding adenosylmethionine decarboxylase, whose amino-acid sequence is MYALGTHLLIELKECNAEILKNLDEVRDALVSAAKEATATIIDVSFHEFSPFGVSGMVVIAESHISIHTWPEYSYAAADIFTCGDTIKPEIAADYLIKRFQCKSPSVVEMKRGLLSMENRKLPHKFTDEEPQMVT
- a CDS encoding phosphoglycerate kinase, whose protein sequence is MAIKNREFYQAKETLNKLTIEDIEIKGKRVFIRVDFNVPLDDKLMITDDRRVRSSLPTINYAIDEGAKIILASHLGRPKGKPEPRFSLAPVAKRLQRLLNKEVMFAPDCIGPQAEAIIQKMRAGDVVLLENLRFHEEEEKNDENFAKALSVFADYYVNDAFGTAHRKHASTVGIPKFIPAVAGFLLKKEVEYLQGVVSSPVKPFVALLGGAKVSGKIGVLENLLNKVDKVIIGGGMAFTFIKAMGYEVGDSLVEPEMLELAEKIRVTLIKNRVKFYLPVDCVISQSIEPGAETKIVTTQEIPRGWRALDIGPASAKLFTEAIQDAKTIIWNGPMGVFEIDAFSRGTFAIARSVADAYAMTIVGGGDTDLAVTKAGVSDAISFISTGGGASLQLLEGKELPGIAALTDRAEKGKEPLK
- the gap gene encoding type I glyceraldehyde-3-phosphate dehydrogenase translates to MAIRVAINGFGRIGRNFLRASRGYKELEIVALNDLTDSKTLAHLLKYDSVHGIFVADVRAVDSGISVDGKEIKVLAVTEPEKLPWKDLQVDIVLESTGRFTDRQGAEKHLKAGAKWVIISAPAKDPDITVCMGVNEDILEPERHRIISNASCTTNCLAPVAKVLHSKFGILRGLMTTIHSYTNDQKILDLPHKDLRRARAAAMNMIPTTTGAAKAVGLVLPELKGKLDGMAIRVPTPNVSVVDLVAELMRDVTSEEINKAFKEEGEGRLNGILKYTEDPVVSTDFNGDPHSAIVDGTVTKVIGGRMAKVIAWYDNEWGYSSRVRDLIVYLTKKG
- a CDS encoding DUF1015 domain-containing protein; this encodes MAEVIPFKGIFYNTETVSADDVTAPPYDIITSVLREELYKKSPYNIVRVDSGKDLEKDTETDNKYTRAKTYLRQWLEEGILKRSETPCFYAYEMLYTVRSVQKRLTGFYGLVRLEELGKGIYPHECTHSKPKHDRLALLKESSANTSPIFALYRSPEKKASSVLDRAIKEQKPYMEAKDMDGAVHRLWFISDTSSINAIKADLEDKAVFIADGHHRYETALEYQKSMHGAKGDEPFNYVLMFLANIAEDGLTILPAHRLINVSGDIIKKLSGYFSIEELPSDADISNTISGQKHTFGLSIKGNRYILRYRGNDLKDIQPVLRKLDVVILDEMILKRLLNVPSISYEMDAGRAQAEVEGGGYAAAFFLNSTTVMEVEEVAVSFLRMPPKSTYFYPKLLTGFVINSLKNSL
- a CDS encoding cytochrome c3 family protein, translated to MKVLKAGLIMIFLCGWFVFSEGQDIPEIKKDCAICHVSHKMGDKILLNAPLSELCLGCHPDRLAPNEHEVDVLPTMPVSNLPLQDGKMTCITCHDPHGKTGFPAMLRAKPSRICSYCHKM